From the genome of Spinacia oleracea cultivar Varoflay chromosome 2, BTI_SOV_V1, whole genome shotgun sequence, one region includes:
- the LOC110799347 gene encoding NADPH:adrenodoxin oxidoreductase, mitochondrial isoform X1 yields MQMAIFRSRTWLSRAFSSLPSNLLRVCVVGSGPAGFYTAEKMLKAHPKAEVDILDRLPTPFGLVRSGVAPDHPETKIVINQFTRVAKNDRCMFLGNVNLGLSVSLKELRDLYHVVVLAYGAESDRVLGVPGEVGLLFSSGGGDLEGIHSAREFVWWYNGHPDCRNLAPDLQTTDTAVILGQGNVALDVARILLRSTAELATTDIASHALGALEKSSIRKVYLVGRRGPVQAACTAKELREILGIKDLYINIQDVDLQKSPMDEEEMRTSRIQKRVYELLSKAATSSPVSPTTGQRELHFVFFRKPDRFLESEKRNGKVAAVHFEKTTLKVDSGRQVAVGTGEYEDIESGLVLKSIGYKSIPVDGLPFDQHRGVVPNSRGRVLQTTSGDLLLLEEGLYVCGWLKRGPTGIVATNLYCAEETVVSIMEDLTQGPLVSTSTLSKPGREGLLELLDNRKVTVFPFSTWEKIDAEEKQQGSLKHKPREKLSSWQELLKVGSE; encoded by the exons ATGCAAATGGCAATTTTTCGATCACGAACATGGCTTTCAAGAGCCTTCAGTTCTCTCCCCTCTAATCTTCTTCGGGTCTGTGTCGTCGGCAGCGGACCTGCTGGCTTTTACACTGCCGAGAAG ATGTTGAAAGCTCATCCGAAAGCTGAAGTTGATATCTTGGATCGATTGCCAACCCCATTCGGATTAGTTCGTTCTGGTGTTGCTCCTGATCATCCTGAAACTAAG ATTGTGATAAACCAGTTTACCCGGGTTGCGAAAAATGATCGGTGCATGTTCCTTGGAAATGTGAATCTTGGGTTGTCTGTTTCACTAAAAGAGCTTCGAGATTTATATCATGTG GTAGTGCTTGCATATGGTGCTGAAAGTGACCGGGTTCTTGGTGTTCCTGGAGAGGTAGGTCTTCTCTTTTCGTCTGGAGGAGGG GATCTGGAAGGTATACACTCAGCTAGGGAGTTTGTTTGGTGGTATAATGGACATCCAGATTGCAGGAACTTGGCTCCTGACTTGCAGACTACAGATACAGCTGTTATTCTTGGCCAG GGAAATGTAGCTCTTGATGTTGCGAGAATCCTTTTAAGATCCACTGCTGAACTGGCAACCACTGATATTGCTAGTCACGCATTAGGTGCTTTGGAGAAGAGCTCAATAAG GAAAGTGTATTTAGTTGGAAGGCGTGGTCCAGTACAGGCAGCTTGTACCGCAAAAGAATTACGTGAAATACTTG GGATTAAAGATTTGTACATCAACATTCAAGACGTTGATCTTCAGAAAAGCCCAATGGATGAG GAAGAAATGAGGACCAGTCGAATTCAGAAAAGGGTGTATGAATTACTATCTAAGGCAGCCACTTCAAGTCCTGTGAGTCCCACTACTGGTCAGCGGGAGCTCCACTTTGTTTTCTTCCGGAAGCCAGACAGATTTCTGGAATCAGAGAAGAGAAATGGCAAAGTTGCTGCTGTTCACTTTGAAAAGACAACTCTTAAAG TGGATTCAGGAAGACAGGTTGCAGTTGGGACCGGAGAATATGAAGACATTGAAAGTGG GCTGGTGCTAAAGAGCATTGGCTACAAATCTATTCCAGTTGACGGTTTGCCCTTTGATCAGCACAGAG GTGTTGTTCCAAATTCAAGAGGGCGGGTGTTGCAAACTACTTCAGGTGATCTTCTGCTGCTTGAGGAAGGTTTATATGTTTGTGGGTGGTTGAAGAGGGGACCAACTGGAATCGTTGCAACAAATCTGTATTGTGCAGAGGAAACT GTTGTCAGCATCATGGAGGACCTTACTCAAGGACCATTAGTGTCAACTTCAACCTTATCAAAACCAGGCAGGGAAGGGCTTCTCGAGTTGTTAGATAATCGCAAAGTCACAGTGTTTCCATTCAGTACCTGGGAAAAGATAGATGCTGAAGAAAAGCAGCAAGGAAGTTTGAAACACAAACCCAGAGAAAAATTATCCTCCTGGCAAGAGCTACTGAAAGTTGGATCAGAATGA
- the LOC110799347 gene encoding NADPH:adrenodoxin oxidoreductase, mitochondrial isoform X2: MQMAIFRSRTWLSRAFSSLPSNLLRVCVVGSGPAGFYTAEKMLKAHPKAEVDILDRLPTPFGLVRSGVAPDHPETKIVINQFTRVAKNDRCMFLGNVNLGLSVSLKELRDLYHVVVLAYGAESDRVLGVPGEDLEGIHSAREFVWWYNGHPDCRNLAPDLQTTDTAVILGQGNVALDVARILLRSTAELATTDIASHALGALEKSSIRKVYLVGRRGPVQAACTAKELREILGIKDLYINIQDVDLQKSPMDEEEMRTSRIQKRVYELLSKAATSSPVSPTTGQRELHFVFFRKPDRFLESEKRNGKVAAVHFEKTTLKVDSGRQVAVGTGEYEDIESGLVLKSIGYKSIPVDGLPFDQHRGVVPNSRGRVLQTTSGDLLLLEEGLYVCGWLKRGPTGIVATNLYCAEETVVSIMEDLTQGPLVSTSTLSKPGREGLLELLDNRKVTVFPFSTWEKIDAEEKQQGSLKHKPREKLSSWQELLKVGSE, translated from the exons ATGCAAATGGCAATTTTTCGATCACGAACATGGCTTTCAAGAGCCTTCAGTTCTCTCCCCTCTAATCTTCTTCGGGTCTGTGTCGTCGGCAGCGGACCTGCTGGCTTTTACACTGCCGAGAAG ATGTTGAAAGCTCATCCGAAAGCTGAAGTTGATATCTTGGATCGATTGCCAACCCCATTCGGATTAGTTCGTTCTGGTGTTGCTCCTGATCATCCTGAAACTAAG ATTGTGATAAACCAGTTTACCCGGGTTGCGAAAAATGATCGGTGCATGTTCCTTGGAAATGTGAATCTTGGGTTGTCTGTTTCACTAAAAGAGCTTCGAGATTTATATCATGTG GTAGTGCTTGCATATGGTGCTGAAAGTGACCGGGTTCTTGGTGTTCCTGGAGAG GATCTGGAAGGTATACACTCAGCTAGGGAGTTTGTTTGGTGGTATAATGGACATCCAGATTGCAGGAACTTGGCTCCTGACTTGCAGACTACAGATACAGCTGTTATTCTTGGCCAG GGAAATGTAGCTCTTGATGTTGCGAGAATCCTTTTAAGATCCACTGCTGAACTGGCAACCACTGATATTGCTAGTCACGCATTAGGTGCTTTGGAGAAGAGCTCAATAAG GAAAGTGTATTTAGTTGGAAGGCGTGGTCCAGTACAGGCAGCTTGTACCGCAAAAGAATTACGTGAAATACTTG GGATTAAAGATTTGTACATCAACATTCAAGACGTTGATCTTCAGAAAAGCCCAATGGATGAG GAAGAAATGAGGACCAGTCGAATTCAGAAAAGGGTGTATGAATTACTATCTAAGGCAGCCACTTCAAGTCCTGTGAGTCCCACTACTGGTCAGCGGGAGCTCCACTTTGTTTTCTTCCGGAAGCCAGACAGATTTCTGGAATCAGAGAAGAGAAATGGCAAAGTTGCTGCTGTTCACTTTGAAAAGACAACTCTTAAAG TGGATTCAGGAAGACAGGTTGCAGTTGGGACCGGAGAATATGAAGACATTGAAAGTGG GCTGGTGCTAAAGAGCATTGGCTACAAATCTATTCCAGTTGACGGTTTGCCCTTTGATCAGCACAGAG GTGTTGTTCCAAATTCAAGAGGGCGGGTGTTGCAAACTACTTCAGGTGATCTTCTGCTGCTTGAGGAAGGTTTATATGTTTGTGGGTGGTTGAAGAGGGGACCAACTGGAATCGTTGCAACAAATCTGTATTGTGCAGAGGAAACT GTTGTCAGCATCATGGAGGACCTTACTCAAGGACCATTAGTGTCAACTTCAACCTTATCAAAACCAGGCAGGGAAGGGCTTCTCGAGTTGTTAGATAATCGCAAAGTCACAGTGTTTCCATTCAGTACCTGGGAAAAGATAGATGCTGAAGAAAAGCAGCAAGGAAGTTTGAAACACAAACCCAGAGAAAAATTATCCTCCTGGCAAGAGCTACTGAAAGTTGGATCAGAATGA
- the LOC110799347 gene encoding NADPH:adrenodoxin oxidoreductase, mitochondrial isoform X3, protein MFLGNVNLGLSVSLKELRDLYHVVVLAYGAESDRVLGVPGEVGLLFSSGGGDLEGIHSAREFVWWYNGHPDCRNLAPDLQTTDTAVILGQGNVALDVARILLRSTAELATTDIASHALGALEKSSIRKVYLVGRRGPVQAACTAKELREILGIKDLYINIQDVDLQKSPMDEEEMRTSRIQKRVYELLSKAATSSPVSPTTGQRELHFVFFRKPDRFLESEKRNGKVAAVHFEKTTLKVDSGRQVAVGTGEYEDIESGLVLKSIGYKSIPVDGLPFDQHRGVVPNSRGRVLQTTSGDLLLLEEGLYVCGWLKRGPTGIVATNLYCAEETVVSIMEDLTQGPLVSTSTLSKPGREGLLELLDNRKVTVFPFSTWEKIDAEEKQQGSLKHKPREKLSSWQELLKVGSE, encoded by the exons ATGTTCCTTGGAAATGTGAATCTTGGGTTGTCTGTTTCACTAAAAGAGCTTCGAGATTTATATCATGTG GTAGTGCTTGCATATGGTGCTGAAAGTGACCGGGTTCTTGGTGTTCCTGGAGAGGTAGGTCTTCTCTTTTCGTCTGGAGGAGGG GATCTGGAAGGTATACACTCAGCTAGGGAGTTTGTTTGGTGGTATAATGGACATCCAGATTGCAGGAACTTGGCTCCTGACTTGCAGACTACAGATACAGCTGTTATTCTTGGCCAG GGAAATGTAGCTCTTGATGTTGCGAGAATCCTTTTAAGATCCACTGCTGAACTGGCAACCACTGATATTGCTAGTCACGCATTAGGTGCTTTGGAGAAGAGCTCAATAAG GAAAGTGTATTTAGTTGGAAGGCGTGGTCCAGTACAGGCAGCTTGTACCGCAAAAGAATTACGTGAAATACTTG GGATTAAAGATTTGTACATCAACATTCAAGACGTTGATCTTCAGAAAAGCCCAATGGATGAG GAAGAAATGAGGACCAGTCGAATTCAGAAAAGGGTGTATGAATTACTATCTAAGGCAGCCACTTCAAGTCCTGTGAGTCCCACTACTGGTCAGCGGGAGCTCCACTTTGTTTTCTTCCGGAAGCCAGACAGATTTCTGGAATCAGAGAAGAGAAATGGCAAAGTTGCTGCTGTTCACTTTGAAAAGACAACTCTTAAAG TGGATTCAGGAAGACAGGTTGCAGTTGGGACCGGAGAATATGAAGACATTGAAAGTGG GCTGGTGCTAAAGAGCATTGGCTACAAATCTATTCCAGTTGACGGTTTGCCCTTTGATCAGCACAGAG GTGTTGTTCCAAATTCAAGAGGGCGGGTGTTGCAAACTACTTCAGGTGATCTTCTGCTGCTTGAGGAAGGTTTATATGTTTGTGGGTGGTTGAAGAGGGGACCAACTGGAATCGTTGCAACAAATCTGTATTGTGCAGAGGAAACT GTTGTCAGCATCATGGAGGACCTTACTCAAGGACCATTAGTGTCAACTTCAACCTTATCAAAACCAGGCAGGGAAGGGCTTCTCGAGTTGTTAGATAATCGCAAAGTCACAGTGTTTCCATTCAGTACCTGGGAAAAGATAGATGCTGAAGAAAAGCAGCAAGGAAGTTTGAAACACAAACCCAGAGAAAAATTATCCTCCTGGCAAGAGCTACTGAAAGTTGGATCAGAATGA
- the LOC110799347 gene encoding NADPH:adrenodoxin oxidoreductase, mitochondrial isoform X4: protein MQMAIFRSRTWLSRAFSSLPSNLLRVCVVGSGPAGFYTAEKMLKAHPKAEVDILDRLPTPFGLVRSGVAPDHPETKIVINQFTRVAKNDRCMFLGNVNLGLSVSLKELRDLYHVVVLAYGAESDRVLGVPGEVGLLFSSGGGDLEGIHSAREFVWWYNGHPDCRNLAPDLQTTDTAVILGQGNVALDVARILLRSTAELATTDIASHALGALEKSSIRKVYLVGRRGPVQAACTAKELREILGIKDLYINIQDVDLQKSPMDEEEMRTSRIQKRVYELLSKAATSSPVSPTTGQRELHFVFFRKPDRFLESEKRNGKVAAVHFEKTTLKVDSGRQVAVGTGEYEDIESGLVLKSIGYKSIPVDGLPFDQHRGELRPLIVVLCQEEWETT from the exons ATGCAAATGGCAATTTTTCGATCACGAACATGGCTTTCAAGAGCCTTCAGTTCTCTCCCCTCTAATCTTCTTCGGGTCTGTGTCGTCGGCAGCGGACCTGCTGGCTTTTACACTGCCGAGAAG ATGTTGAAAGCTCATCCGAAAGCTGAAGTTGATATCTTGGATCGATTGCCAACCCCATTCGGATTAGTTCGTTCTGGTGTTGCTCCTGATCATCCTGAAACTAAG ATTGTGATAAACCAGTTTACCCGGGTTGCGAAAAATGATCGGTGCATGTTCCTTGGAAATGTGAATCTTGGGTTGTCTGTTTCACTAAAAGAGCTTCGAGATTTATATCATGTG GTAGTGCTTGCATATGGTGCTGAAAGTGACCGGGTTCTTGGTGTTCCTGGAGAGGTAGGTCTTCTCTTTTCGTCTGGAGGAGGG GATCTGGAAGGTATACACTCAGCTAGGGAGTTTGTTTGGTGGTATAATGGACATCCAGATTGCAGGAACTTGGCTCCTGACTTGCAGACTACAGATACAGCTGTTATTCTTGGCCAG GGAAATGTAGCTCTTGATGTTGCGAGAATCCTTTTAAGATCCACTGCTGAACTGGCAACCACTGATATTGCTAGTCACGCATTAGGTGCTTTGGAGAAGAGCTCAATAAG GAAAGTGTATTTAGTTGGAAGGCGTGGTCCAGTACAGGCAGCTTGTACCGCAAAAGAATTACGTGAAATACTTG GGATTAAAGATTTGTACATCAACATTCAAGACGTTGATCTTCAGAAAAGCCCAATGGATGAG GAAGAAATGAGGACCAGTCGAATTCAGAAAAGGGTGTATGAATTACTATCTAAGGCAGCCACTTCAAGTCCTGTGAGTCCCACTACTGGTCAGCGGGAGCTCCACTTTGTTTTCTTCCGGAAGCCAGACAGATTTCTGGAATCAGAGAAGAGAAATGGCAAAGTTGCTGCTGTTCACTTTGAAAAGACAACTCTTAAAG TGGATTCAGGAAGACAGGTTGCAGTTGGGACCGGAGAATATGAAGACATTGAAAGTGG GCTGGTGCTAAAGAGCATTGGCTACAAATCTATTCCAGTTGACGGTTTGCCCTTTGATCAGCACAGAGGTGAGCTGAGACCTCTAATTGTTGTTTTATGTCAAGAAGAGTGGGAGACTACATGA